The Eurosta solidaginis isolate ZX-2024a chromosome 4, ASM4086904v1, whole genome shotgun sequence genome includes a window with the following:
- the unc gene encoding restin homolog — protein sequence MANAEMDMKANLTDLTKIPAKEFEKHFRDWMDRDDVARALQAKLRTDLISNFNKTALGRQILAQTSTTTGGGSTQRLTLSPLVLALNTLVAEFLYAQNCHFSLSVFCTEVPFRNTLPDFESAQHFRFTVDEIKEILEAIFGKSSNDSAFSSSIINKYECNTNVSLLLLLLRHLLKQKEEFMKKMASIKSGFVTEGTQTTPINGEVSNTEKFLSPARSHEIRRSKTEIPSGNIKYLNKYLLMLSNKVKEMSAEFESLRSKGLIMPTTKISKSVRTRRYEKLNRSLERIMEQLKHMTHTKRKRRQVGAVVSAIDLLATQFSKCVESFKSVSRDIISSNQRQERKPLNAPAEVQVDLSYRRATAGEQKESVEEKTYIDWVHEMRHTKNGQKFLDRIESSLKKALNKQRELLRKESEEKLRHQKELLRIQYKEKLVEHITKLPAYDFSREAHKINESIGHQLEEFEIRHSELLQRIQDVHKVGVSKVSIPSVNGETEIVSDVNAQTETTEAIVRRVVKEMDSRSSPTEAHPSARTKDMPFCDNKPRDPILKDVVNTQKQLQKMVESISKQERNVDQIVYEARMRIQELENESNQLEMNFRNYLERQRIQADTMREVVSSLSENHTKPSPTVGIYHHKVLKSIQKPFALKNGKEKRNKKLKQPNKPAVELMDDNVNGLTDQENKSPNLEYRNAILDAKTKFFQEQRTSQQTEINEDEVCFSRIEPFYYNRNFGRIQSHINLLSSDVSSCHLNEEVTSLAVHPSPMTTTSVSRVHLTTAALEQNNAYANPLSARSHGAPLAKRYTMLPSTPQIIPTKSSLKREPHKASNKQKSAAAKPIDEQKNVITQSLPKPAPKSDVTAPTLIVQTTNKLPATVAVVANGNDVCRNGADEQTKRMLLQDVDSEISISSNDDADILDKQENADNQSICDYSENTSSSSSSIGSENHVAVNEDNTERSAQMKDKIMAMHSGGNGKTKDDAGFEDVFSAKTVIKMNPQCNTTLRETMERMHKLFTETPKTGVARGKWTQAKAKKGYKHIAKEKTKSPQNGKQKSPTVKKNRQQKDTTHDTEFLNSEKVSTSAKCLINANAGKNVKQRKEEATPYPSKTQKQTEQTAQSLNYFLKTEFETHASTEKVTTSATIQQYNITVAPNSTPKLEKLPTTISSTTFSVHLDDNLKEIVSESSLEIAGMVEAVDEEIELDELVAESDEEEEDEEEAEEEFEPMGSDGKQQAIVQFPVIEEVSAASSTTSSALRMSTSGGGGGGGGLAADSARHSVSGSDFWE from the exons ATGGCTAATGCGGAGATGGATATGAAAGCTAACTTGACGGATTTAACAAAAATACCTGCCAAAGAGTTTGAGAAGCATTTCCGCGATTGGATGGACCGCGACGATGTGGCGCGGGCGCTGCAAGCAAAGCTACGCACTGATCTTatatcaaattttaataaaactgcATTGG GCCGGCAAATCTTGGCGCAAACATCAACAACTACTGGTGGTGGCTCCACGCAACGGTTGACCCTCTCGCCACTTGTGTTGGCCCTGAACACCCTAGTTGCTGAGTTTTTGTATGCACAAAATTGCCACTTTTCACTGTCAGTATTTTGCACAGAGGTACCTTTTCGTAATACACTTCCGGATTTTGAAAGCGCGCAGCACTTCCGTTTTACAGTGGacgaaattaaagaaattttagAAGCTATTTTTGGTAAATCCTCAAATGATTCTGCATTCAGTTCGAGtataattaataaatatgaaTGTAATACAAATGTGtcattgttgttgctgctatTACGGCATCTGCTGAAGCAAAAAGAGGAATTCATGAAAAAAATGGCATCCATAAAGTCAGGATTTGTTACCGAAGGAACACAAACTACACCAATAAATGGCGAAGTAAGCAACACAGAGAAGTTTCTGTCACCTGCGCGTAGCCATGAAATACGTCGCTCGAAAACGGAAATACCCAGTGGAAATATAAAATACCTCAACAAATACCTATTGATGCTATCGAATAAAGTTAAAGAAATGTCCGCAGAATTTGAAAGTTTACGTAGCAAAGGCTTGATCATGCCAactacaaaaatatcaaaatcagtCCGCACTCGCCGTTATGAAAAATTAAATCGCAGCCTTGAAAGAATTATGGAACAGTTGAAGCATATGACACACACGAAACGAAAGAGGAGACAAGTCGGCGCAGTTGTTTCAGCAATTGACTTACTGGCAACACAATTCTCCAAATGCGTTGAGAGTTTCAAATCAGTTTCAAGAGATATTATATCTTCCAATCAGCGTCAGGAGCGTAAACCCCTAAACGCGCCGGCGGAGGTACAGGTGGACCTTTCTTATCGACGTGCAACAGCTGGTGAGCAAAAGGAATCTGTTGAGGAAAAAACTTACATTGATTGGGTACACGAAATGCGTCACACAAAGAATGGACAGAAGTTCTTAGACCGA atAGAATCATCACTGAAAAAGGCGCTAAATAAACAACGCGAACTATTACGAAAAGAGTCTGAGGAAAAATTGCGCCATCAAAAAGAACTTTTGAGAATACAATATAAAGAGAAGTTAGTGGAG CATATCACAAAACTACCTGCATATGATTTCTCTAGAGAAGCGCACAAGATTAATGAAAGTATAGGTCATCaattagaagaatttgaaataagaCACTCCGAATTATTGCAGCGAATTCAAGATGTACACAAAGTGGGAGTTTCAAAGGTGTCCATACCCAGTGTTAATGGTGAAACAGAAATTGTATCAGATGTTAATGCACAAACAGAAACTACTGAGGCGATAGTacgcagggtagttaaagaaatg GATTCTAGATCAAGTCCAACGGAGGCTCATCCCTCCGCGCGTACAAAAGACATGCCATTTTGTGATAATAAACCCCGTGACCCTATATTGAAAGATGTTGTCAATACCCAGAAACAATTACAAAAAATGGTAGAAAGCATTTCCAAGCAAGAACGCAATGTCGATCAAATCGTATACGAAGCTAG AATGCGTATTCAAGAACTGGAAAATGAGAGCAATCAGTTAGAGATGAACTTCCGTAATTATTTAGAACGCCAACGCATACAAGCCGATACAATGCGCGAAGTGGTATCCAGTTTATCAGAAAATCACACAAAACCATCACCAACAGTTGGCATTTATCATCATAAAgttttaaaaagtatacaaaagccTTTTGCATTGAAAAACggaaaagaaaaacgcaataagaAATTAAAGCAACCTAACAAACCAGCGGTAGAACTAATGGATGATAATGTTAACGGTTTAACGGACCAAGAAAATAAAAGTCCTAATTTGGAATATCGTAATGCAATTTtagatgcaaaaacaaaattcttccAAGAGCAACGTACAAGTCAACAAACGGAAATTAATGAAGACGAAGTTTGTTTTTCGCGTATTGAGCCCTTTTATTATAATCGTAATTTTGGTAGAATTCAATCGcatattaatttgttatcaaGTGATGTTAGTTCATGTCATTTGAATGAAGAAGTAACATCACTTGCGGTGCATCCTTCTCCAATGACAACCACTTCCGTTTCAAGAGTGCATTTAACGACAGCAGCGCTTGAGCAAAACAATGCCTATGCAAATCCCTTAAGCGCTAGAAGTCATGGTGCACCACTTGCAAAGAGATATACAATGCTACCGAGCACACCTCAAATTATACCAACAAAATCAAGTTTGAAACGAGAACCACATAAGGCAAGTAACAAACAAAAGAGCGCTGCTGCTAAACCTATTGATGAACAAAAAAATGTCATAACACAATCATTACCAAAACCAGCACCAAAATCAGACGTAACTGCTCCAACATTAATTGTGCAAACAACAAATAAACTGCCAGCTACTGTTGCAGTCGTTGCGAATGGTAATGACGTATGTAGAAATGGTGCTGATGAGCAAACAAAGCGTATGTTGTTGCAAGATGTGGACTCTGAAATCTCAATTTCAAGCAATGATGATGCGGATATTCTAGATAAACAAGAAAATGCAGACAATCAAAGTATATGCGATTATAGTGAAAATACTTCTAGCAGTAGTAGTAGCATCGGAAGTGAGAATCATGTAGCTGTCAATGAAGATAATACCGAACGAAGCGCACAGATGAAAGATAAAATAATGGCTATGCATTCTGGCGGGAATGGAAAAACCAAAGACGACGCAGGCTTTGAGGATGTTTTTTCAGCGAAAACTGTAATAAAAATGAATCCACAA TGCAACACGACGTTAAGGGAAACCATGGAACGAATGCATAAACTTTTTACTGAAACTCCAAAGACTGGAGTGGCGAGGGGAAAATGGACTCAAGCAAAAGCAAAAAAAGGCTATAAACATATAGCCAAGGAGAAAACAAAAAGTCCACAAAATGGTAAACAAAAATCGCCTAcagtaaaaaaaaatcggcaacaAAAAGACACAACTCACGATACCGAATTTTTGAATAGTGAAAAAGTTAGCACATCTGCAAAGTGTCTGATTAATGCGAATGCAGGAAAAAATGTGAAACAGCGAAAGGAGGAGGCTACCCCGTACCCATCAAAAACTCAAAAGCAGACTGAACAAACTGCACAATCGTTAAACTATTTTCTAAAAACAGAATTCGAAACACATGCCAGTACTGAGAAAGTAACAACATCAGCGACTATACAACAATATAACATAACAGTTGCACCTAATTCAACACCGAAACTTGAGAAATTACCCACTACAATCTCCAGTACAACGTTTTCGGTTCACTTGGATGACAACTTGAAAGAAATTGTTAGTGAATCATCGCTAGAAATAGCTGGCATGGTTGAAGCAGTTGATGAGGAAATTGAATTGGATGAACTAGTTGCTGAGTCAGACGAGGAAGAAGAAGATGAAGAAGAAGCTGAAGAGGAGTTCGAACCAATGGGGAGTGACGGTAAGCAACAAGCTATAGTTCAATTCCCTGTTATCGAAGAAGTATCCGCTGCAAGCTCGACAACAAGCAGCGCGTTACGCATGTCAACTAGTGGCGGAGGTGGCGGCGGTGGTGGTTTAGCAGCAGATTCTGCAAGACACAGTGTTAGTGGCAGTGATTTTTGGGAATGA